The following are encoded in a window of Alphaproteobacteria bacterium genomic DNA:
- a CDS encoding GNAT family N-acetyltransferase codes for MIETERLILRDWTEADIEPFLRHTNTPAVMRWLGGVTPEPEASERITKRIIPWQEQRGFTFWLVERKADREVLGFCGIKIADTAGSPVEGMHEIGWRLREDCWGRGYAKEAAIASLDFAFGTLGADRVIALTFIQNEASWGLMERLGMTRRPELDYDDERFPALNPTIVYDIRPGQLKR; via the coding sequence ATGATCGAAACCGAAAGGCTGATCCTGCGCGACTGGACCGAAGCCGACATCGAGCCCTTCCTGCGCCACACCAACACGCCGGCGGTGATGCGCTGGCTCGGCGGAGTCACGCCGGAGCCGGAGGCCAGCGAGCGGATCACGAAGCGGATCATCCCGTGGCAGGAGCAGCGGGGCTTCACCTTCTGGCTGGTCGAGCGCAAGGCCGATCGCGAGGTGCTCGGCTTTTGCGGGATCAAGATCGCCGACACGGCCGGAAGCCCGGTCGAGGGGATGCATGAGATCGGCTGGCGGCTGCGCGAGGATTGCTGGGGGCGGGGCTACGCCAAAGAGGCGGCGATCGCCTCGCTCGATTTCGCCTTCGGAACGCTGGGCGCGGACCGCGTGATCGCGCTCACCTTCATCCAGAACGAGGCCAGCTGGGGCCTGATGGAGCGGCTCGGCATGACCCGGCGGCCCGAGCTCGATTATGACGACGAGCGGTTTCCGGCGCTCAACCCAACGATCGTCTACGACATCCGCCCGGGACAGCTGAAACGATGA
- a CDS encoding alpha/beta hydrolase, with product METKRAASIRNQEHQRVTEIYVRPDVRRFLDYLNALPGPRSWEVGPVEARRMMLAARGVADAPVGELAVIRDLSFAGPAGEVPLRLFDAREERGAGPLLIFFHGGGFVLGDLDSHAPFCAEIARQLDLPVLAVDYRLAPEHPWPAGVEDSIAAAYWAAGSPAELGREVTGLIACGDSAGGNFAIIVTLALREEPARVPVIAQWPIYPAADPGEHHPSFRQFAEGYFLTRPGMDWFDQCYRADVKDWRYSPLLKSQAGMPPTLVIAASLDPIRDQGRAYAAACIEAGVPTVFREAEGNIHGFISMRRAIPSSDEDIKGCVAALKLMLAEIDAR from the coding sequence ATGGAAACGAAACGCGCCGCCTCGATTCGCAACCAGGAGCATCAACGCGTGACGGAAATCTATGTTCGGCCCGATGTCCGCCGGTTCCTCGATTATCTGAACGCCCTGCCCGGCCCGCGCAGCTGGGAGGTCGGGCCGGTCGAGGCGCGGCGGATGATGCTCGCGGCGCGCGGCGTGGCCGATGCGCCGGTCGGCGAGCTGGCGGTGATCCGAGATTTGAGCTTCGCCGGACCGGCGGGCGAGGTGCCGCTGCGCCTGTTCGACGCGCGCGAGGAGCGCGGGGCCGGACCGCTGCTGATCTTCTTCCACGGCGGCGGCTTCGTCCTCGGCGACCTCGACAGCCACGCGCCCTTCTGCGCCGAGATCGCCCGCCAGCTCGATCTGCCGGTGCTCGCGGTCGATTATCGCCTCGCGCCAGAGCATCCCTGGCCCGCGGGCGTCGAGGATTCGATCGCCGCGGCCTATTGGGCGGCCGGAAGCCCCGCCGAGCTGGGGCGCGAGGTGACCGGCCTGATCGCCTGCGGCGACAGCGCCGGGGGCAATTTCGCGATAATCGTCACGCTGGCGCTGCGCGAGGAGCCGGCCAGGGTGCCGGTGATCGCCCAGTGGCCGATCTACCCGGCCGCCGATCCCGGCGAGCATCACCCGAGCTTCAGGCAGTTCGCCGAGGGCTATTTCCTCACCCGGCCGGGGATGGACTGGTTCGACCAATGCTATCGCGCCGACGTGAAGGACTGGCGCTATTCGCCATTGCTCAAGAGCCAGGCGGGAATGCCGCCGACGCTGGTGATCGCAGCGAGCCTCGATCCGATCCGCGACCAGGGCCGCGCCTATGCCGCCGCCTGTATCGAGGCCGGCGTGCCCACGGTCTTCCGCGAGGCCGAGGGAAACATCCACGGCTTCATCTCGATGCGCCGCGCCATCCCCTCCTCGGACGAGGACATAAAGGGGTGCGTGGCGGCGCTGAAGCTGATGCTCGCGGAAATCGACGCGCGATGA
- a CDS encoding hydrolase yields MRGLSRIEQDAIEACAASPMLDQVAEWATINSGSRNLAGLETVSTALADAFSALPGDLSRKGPAAVEAMAADGGLEPVAHGRNLHLVVRPEAPVQILLTGHMDTVFGADHEFQKVFWREEGVLGGPGVADMKGGIAVMLAALRAVESAGVQGLGYEVVINSDEEVGSPGSAALIAEAARGKLAALTYEPSALPDGTLAGARAGSGNFSIRIEGRSAHAGRNPEEGRNAMLAAAELALRLEQAISAGLSVNPARIDGGGPNNVVPDHAVLRINMRPRTLGDQQRAQTALDDAVAEIAAKRDVHINMHGGWGRPPKPLDPRSEKLFALVKGCGAHLGQDISWRDTGGVCDGNNIAACGVPVVDTMGVRGGAIHSAQEYLIVESLVERAQLSALTILRLAGGEAL; encoded by the coding sequence ATGCGGGGCCTTTCCAGGATCGAGCAAGACGCGATCGAGGCTTGCGCCGCCTCGCCGATGCTCGATCAGGTGGCCGAATGGGCCACGATCAACAGCGGCTCACGCAATCTTGCCGGACTCGAGACGGTGTCCACCGCGCTCGCGGACGCCTTCTCCGCGCTGCCTGGCGACCTCAGCCGAAAGGGTCCCGCGGCGGTAGAGGCGATGGCCGCCGACGGCGGGTTGGAGCCGGTCGCGCACGGCCGCAACCTGCATCTGGTGGTGCGCCCCGAAGCGCCCGTCCAGATCCTCCTCACCGGCCACATGGATACCGTGTTCGGCGCCGATCACGAATTCCAGAAGGTGTTTTGGCGCGAAGAAGGCGTTCTCGGCGGGCCCGGGGTCGCCGACATGAAGGGCGGGATCGCGGTGATGCTCGCGGCGCTTCGGGCGGTGGAGAGCGCAGGTGTCCAGGGGCTCGGCTACGAGGTGGTGATCAACAGCGACGAGGAAGTCGGCTCGCCGGGCTCCGCGGCGCTGATCGCCGAGGCCGCCCGCGGTAAGCTGGCCGCGCTCACCTACGAGCCCTCGGCGCTTCCCGACGGCACGCTGGCCGGGGCGCGCGCCGGGAGCGGCAATTTCTCGATCCGGATCGAAGGAAGGAGCGCCCATGCCGGCCGCAATCCCGAGGAGGGCCGGAACGCGATGCTGGCCGCGGCCGAGCTGGCGCTGCGGCTGGAACAAGCCATCAGTGCGGGGCTCAGCGTCAACCCGGCCCGGATCGACGGCGGGGGGCCCAACAACGTCGTCCCCGATCATGCGGTGCTGCGCATAAACATGCGCCCGCGCACGCTTGGCGACCAGCAGCGTGCCCAGACCGCGCTCGATGACGCGGTCGCCGAGATCGCGGCAAAGCGCGATGTGCACATAAATATGCATGGCGGCTGGGGCCGACCGCCCAAGCCGCTCGACCCGCGCTCGGAAAAGCTGTTCGCGCTGGTGAAGGGCTGCGGCGCCCATCTCGGCCAGGACATAAGCTGGCGCGACACGGGCGGGGTGTGCGACGGCAATAACATCGCCGCCTGCGGCGTCCCGGTGGTGGACACGATGGGCGTTCGCGGGGGCGCGATCCACTCGGCGCAAGAATATCTGATCGTCGAGAGCCTCGTCGAGCGCGCGCAGCTTTCGGCGCTGACGATCCTTAGGCTGGCCGGCGGAGAGGCCCTGTGA
- a CDS encoding gamma carbonic anhydrase family protein, producing MTAHIFEGTSPRIDPSAFVAPGAQIVGNVELGPEASIWYNCVLRGDMNLIRIGARSNLQDGSVIHVDPPRPGGPEEGFPCLIGDDVLIGHMAMIHGCVLHDRAFVGLGTIVMDGCVVESDAMLAAGAMLTPGKRVPSGQLWAGRPAKYLRDLTEADLAGVRAGAAHYVALAKRHMAMLRP from the coding sequence ATGACCGCCCACATATTCGAAGGCACATCCCCGCGGATCGATCCGAGCGCCTTCGTCGCGCCCGGCGCCCAGATCGTCGGCAACGTCGAATTGGGCCCGGAAGCGAGCATCTGGTACAATTGCGTCCTTCGCGGCGACATGAACCTGATCCGCATCGGCGCGCGCTCGAACCTTCAGGACGGAAGCGTCATCCACGTCGATCCGCCGCGGCCCGGCGGCCCGGAGGAGGGCTTTCCCTGCCTGATCGGCGACGACGTGCTGATCGGCCATATGGCGATGATCCACGGCTGCGTCCTCCACGACAGGGCCTTCGTCGGCCTCGGCACGATCGTGATGGACGGCTGCGTGGTCGAAAGCGACGCGATGCTCGCCGCCGGGGCGATGCTGACGCCGGGCAAGAGAGTCCCGTCCGGCCAGCTCTGGGCGGGGCGCCCCGCCAAATATCTCCGCGACCTCACCGAAGCCGACCTTGCCGGAGTGCGCGCCGGCGCGGCGCATTATGTCGCGCTGGCCAAGCGCCACATGGCCATGCTCAGACCATGA
- a CDS encoding arginine N-succinyltransferase, whose protein sequence is MSYRVRPARGEDFASIYEMALLTGGGFTNLPADKGTLVAKLARSEAAFSSAESAPEGDLFVFVLENAETGAVRGTCQVFGRVGVEQPFYSYRISKLTQTSPELGRTFHTEMLNLCTDFNDCSEVGGLFLHPEARASGLGLGVLLARSRYLFIRRNRERFAGKVVAELRGVIDEKGGSPFWDAIAGRFFGMDFQEADTFNGAHGTQFIADLMPKTPIYTAMLSEEALAVMRKPHPSGEAAMRMLEAEGFSGEGYVDIFDGGPTMCAATDRIRTVAEARELVLGGTREEVDGERMLLAGGTLGDFAAAFGRLAQTPQEGAVLDFESAGLLGLAPGHPFLAAGR, encoded by the coding sequence GTGAGCTATCGGGTGCGGCCCGCGCGGGGCGAGGATTTCGCCTCGATATACGAGATGGCGCTGCTCACCGGCGGCGGCTTCACCAACCTTCCCGCCGACAAGGGCACCCTGGTCGCCAAATTGGCGCGCTCGGAGGCTGCCTTCTCAAGCGCCGAGAGCGCGCCCGAGGGCGACTTGTTCGTCTTCGTGCTCGAAAACGCCGAAACGGGCGCGGTGCGCGGCACCTGCCAGGTGTTCGGCCGGGTCGGGGTCGAGCAGCCTTTCTATTCCTACCGGATCAGCAAGCTCACCCAGACCTCGCCCGAGCTCGGCCGCACCTTCCACACCGAGATGCTGAACCTGTGCACCGACTTCAACGACTGCTCCGAGGTCGGCGGCCTGTTCCTCCATCCCGAGGCGCGCGCGAGCGGCCTCGGGCTCGGCGTCCTCCTTGCACGCAGCCGCTACTTGTTCATCCGCCGCAACCGCGAGCGATTCGCCGGCAAGGTGGTCGCCGAGCTGCGCGGCGTGATCGACGAGAAAGGCGGCTCGCCCTTCTGGGACGCGATCGCCGGGCGATTCTTCGGCATGGATTTCCAGGAGGCCGACACGTTCAACGGCGCCCATGGCACGCAGTTCATCGCCGATCTGATGCCCAAGACTCCGATCTACACCGCGATGCTGTCGGAGGAGGCGCTGGCGGTGATGCGCAAGCCGCACCCCTCGGGCGAGGCGGCGATGCGGATGCTCGAGGCCGAGGGCTTCAGCGGCGAGGGCTATGTCGACATTTTCGATGGCGGCCCGACCATGTGCGCCGCGACCGACAGGATCCGGACCGTCGCCGAGGCGCGCGAGCTGGTCCTGGGCGGCACGCGCGAAGAGGTGGACGGCGAGCGGATGCTGCTTGCGGGCGGGACGCTCGGCGATTTCGCGGCGGCCTTCGGCCGTCTCGCCCAGACCCCGCAGGAAGGCGCGGTGCTCGATTTCGAAAGCGCCGGCCTGCTCGGCCTCGCGCCCGGCCACCCCTTCCTCGCCGCGGGCCGCTAA
- a CDS encoding RNA pyrophosphohydrolase — protein MTDKSALPYRPAVGVMLLNGEGKALVGQRLDSTLEAWQLPQGGLDEGETPEQGAFRELEEETGIPSRLVEIVACCPEELYYDLPDDLIGKMWKGKWRGQRQTWFLARFLGQDSDVNIATAEPEFRAWKWAEPAELPAMIVPFKKALYGQLLEAFADWL, from the coding sequence ATGACGGACAAGAGCGCCCTCCCCTATCGCCCCGCCGTCGGCGTCATGCTTCTGAACGGCGAGGGCAAGGCGCTGGTCGGCCAGCGGCTCGATTCGACGCTCGAGGCGTGGCAGCTCCCCCAAGGCGGGCTCGACGAGGGCGAGACTCCCGAGCAAGGCGCCTTCCGCGAGCTGGAAGAGGAAACCGGCATTCCCTCGCGGCTGGTCGAGATCGTCGCGTGCTGCCCCGAGGAGCTTTATTACGACCTGCCCGACGACCTGATCGGCAAGATGTGGAAGGGCAAATGGCGAGGCCAGCGCCAGACCTGGTTCCTCGCCCGCTTCCTTGGGCAGGATTCGGACGTCAACATCGCCACCGCCGAGCCCGAATTCCGCGCCTGGAAATGGGCCGAGCCCGCGGAGCTCCCGGCGATGATCGTGCCGTTCAAGAAGGCCCTTTACGGGCAGCTTCTCGAGGCTTTCGCGGACTGGCTATAG
- a CDS encoding 2-oxoacid:acceptor oxidoreductase subunit alpha, giving the protein MATARHFLTPEEARSDAPLEAVVVRFAGDSGDGMQLTGGQFTLSTALAGNDLATFPDFPAEIRAPQGTTFGVSAFQINFGSAAIETAGDAPDVLIAMNPAALKTNVADLKQGGLIIADEGEFGARNLAKAGYEGNPLDDDTLARWHVMRLNISQLTLDAVKPFGLGNKEALRCKNMWTLGLALWMFDRDRGPIVGWLKAKFAKAPELAEANIAALNAGHAYGETAELGAIHQHHIDPAPAEPGLYRTVTGAEAISMGLVAGARLAGLPMFFGGYPITPASAILHHLSRLKEYGVTTFQAEDEIAAIAASIGAAFAGSLGVTSSSGPGIALKTEAIGLAIMTELPLVIVNSQRGGPSTGLPTKTEQSDLYQAVYGRNADAPMPVIAARSPADAFDCAIEACRIAVQYMTPVMLLTDGYIANAAEPWKVPDMGAYEPFPVAFHDAPLSEGEAVNPYKRDEKLKRVWIKPGTEGLMHRIGGIEKNVGTGHIDYDPANHQAMTDIRHDKVAGIADSCPEQDVCLGQEGGKLAVVGWGSTFGPIHQAVRRARREGKDVSHIHIRHIWPLPNNLGDLLRSYGRIIVPEMNKGQLKTLLRDQFLVDARPVNKVSGQPFKIAEIEAAILEALG; this is encoded by the coding sequence TTGGCCACGGCCAGACATTTTCTCACCCCTGAAGAGGCGCGCTCCGACGCGCCGCTCGAGGCGGTCGTCGTCCGCTTCGCCGGCGATTCCGGCGACGGCATGCAGCTGACCGGCGGCCAGTTCACCCTATCCACCGCGCTCGCCGGCAACGATCTCGCCACCTTCCCCGATTTTCCGGCCGAGATCCGAGCGCCGCAGGGAACGACCTTCGGAGTATCGGCCTTCCAGATCAATTTCGGATCGGCGGCGATCGAGACCGCGGGCGACGCGCCCGACGTGCTGATCGCGATGAACCCGGCGGCGCTCAAGACCAACGTCGCGGACTTGAAGCAAGGCGGCCTGATCATCGCCGACGAAGGCGAGTTCGGCGCGCGCAACCTCGCCAAGGCCGGCTACGAGGGCAATCCGCTCGACGACGACACGCTCGCCCGCTGGCATGTGATGCGGCTCAACATCTCGCAGCTGACGCTCGACGCGGTGAAGCCGTTCGGCCTCGGCAACAAGGAGGCGTTGCGCTGCAAGAACATGTGGACGCTCGGGCTTGCGCTCTGGATGTTCGACCGCGACCGCGGCCCGATCGTCGGCTGGCTCAAGGCCAAGTTCGCCAAGGCGCCCGAGCTCGCGGAGGCGAACATCGCCGCCCTGAACGCCGGTCACGCTTATGGCGAGACCGCCGAATTGGGCGCGATTCACCAGCATCATATCGATCCCGCGCCGGCCGAGCCCGGCCTCTACCGCACGGTGACCGGCGCCGAGGCGATCTCGATGGGGCTGGTCGCGGGCGCCCGGCTGGCCGGCCTGCCGATGTTCTTCGGTGGCTATCCGATCACGCCGGCGAGCGCGATCCTCCACCATCTCTCGCGGCTCAAGGAATATGGGGTCACCACCTTCCAGGCCGAGGACGAGATCGCCGCCATCGCCGCCTCGATCGGCGCGGCTTTCGCCGGCTCGCTCGGAGTCACCTCCTCCTCGGGGCCGGGAATCGCGCTCAAGACGGAGGCGATCGGCCTCGCGATCATGACCGAGCTTCCGCTGGTGATCGTCAACTCGCAGCGCGGCGGGCCTTCGACGGGCCTTCCGACCAAGACCGAGCAATCGGACCTCTACCAGGCGGTCTACGGCCGCAACGCCGACGCGCCGATGCCGGTGATCGCCGCGCGCTCGCCCGCCGACGCGTTCGACTGCGCCATCGAGGCCTGCCGCATCGCGGTGCAGTATATGACCCCCGTCATGCTGCTGACCGACGGCTATATCGCCAATGCCGCCGAGCCCTGGAAGGTGCCGGACATGGGCGCCTACGAGCCCTTCCCGGTCGCGTTCCACGACGCGCCGCTCAGCGAGGGGGAGGCGGTCAACCCCTACAAGCGCGACGAGAAGCTGAAGCGCGTGTGGATCAAGCCCGGCACCGAAGGGCTGATGCACCGCATCGGCGGGATCGAGAAGAATGTCGGCACCGGCCATATCGACTACGATCCGGCCAACCACCAGGCGATGACCGACATCCGGCACGACAAGGTGGCGGGCATCGCCGATAGCTGCCCCGAGCAGGACGTCTGCCTCGGCCAGGAAGGCGGCAAGCTGGCGGTGGTCGGCTGGGGCTCGACCTTCGGTCCGATCCACCAGGCGGTCCGCCGCGCGCGCCGGGAGGGCAAGGACGTCAGCCACATCCACATCCGCCACATCTGGCCGCTGCCCAATAATTTGGGCGATTTGCTAAGGTCTTACGGGCGGATCATCGTTCCGGAGATGAACAAGGGCCAGCTCAAGACATTGCTCCGGGACCAGTTCCTGGTCGACGCCCGCCCGGTCAACAAGGTCTCCGGCCAGCCGTTCAAGATCGCCGAGATCGAGGCGGCGATTCTGGAGGCGCTGGGGTGA
- a CDS encoding N-succinylarginine dihydrolase: MAVVEINFDGIVGPTHNYAGLSLGNLAATASAGSVAYPRAAALQGIAKMRHNLRLGLAQGLLLPHRRPNRAWLAALGAGADGVPEAVRSPAFSASAMWAANAATVSPAPDSRDGRCHLTIANLRTMAHRSHEWPETLAQLRLAFADTSRFAVHEPVPTFGDEGAANHMRLCPAHGSPGVEIFVYGLRGGAFPVRQHEEASRAVARLHGLDPERTLFVPQSEEAIAAGAFHNDVVAVANEHVLFAHEQAFADKERLYADLRRLIPEVEIVEVPASVVSLDEAIKSYLFNAQLVTLPDGGVALILPEEAREAPRVWSWLEAMAAGNGPIRKLALVDVRQSMANGGGPACLRLRVVADPATVDPRFLLDEARLDAIAVCVEAHWPKEIRPADLDDPALAVRAETARGALLRLLRLEELT; encoded by the coding sequence ATGGCCGTCGTCGAGATCAATTTCGACGGGATCGTCGGGCCGACCCACAATTATGCCGGGCTCAGCCTCGGCAACCTCGCGGCGACGGCCAGTGCCGGCAGCGTCGCTTACCCTCGCGCGGCGGCCCTTCAGGGGATCGCGAAGATGCGCCACAATCTTCGCCTCGGCCTCGCCCAGGGCCTGTTGCTTCCCCACCGGCGGCCCAACCGGGCCTGGCTGGCGGCGCTCGGCGCCGGAGCGGACGGCGTCCCGGAGGCGGTGAGATCGCCCGCTTTCTCGGCGTCGGCGATGTGGGCGGCCAACGCCGCGACCGTCTCGCCCGCTCCAGACAGCCGCGACGGACGCTGCCACCTCACGATCGCCAACCTCAGGACGATGGCCCACCGAAGCCACGAATGGCCGGAGACGCTCGCCCAGCTCCGCCTCGCCTTCGCCGACACTTCCCGTTTCGCGGTGCACGAGCCGGTGCCGACGTTCGGCGACGAGGGCGCCGCCAATCACATGCGGCTGTGCCCTGCTCACGGCTCGCCGGGCGTCGAGATTTTCGTCTACGGCCTGCGCGGCGGCGCCTTCCCGGTGCGCCAGCACGAGGAAGCCTCGCGCGCCGTCGCGCGCCTCCACGGCCTCGATCCGGAGCGGACTCTGTTCGTCCCACAATCGGAGGAAGCGATCGCCGCCGGCGCGTTCCACAACGACGTGGTCGCGGTGGCGAACGAGCATGTCCTGTTCGCGCACGAGCAGGCCTTCGCCGACAAGGAGCGCCTCTACGCGGACCTCAGGCGCCTGATTCCCGAGGTCGAGATCGTCGAGGTGCCGGCGAGCGTCGTCAGCCTCGACGAGGCAATCAAGTCCTATCTGTTCAACGCCCAGCTGGTGACGTTGCCCGATGGAGGCGTAGCTTTGATCCTCCCCGAGGAGGCACGCGAGGCGCCGCGGGTCTGGTCCTGGCTCGAGGCGATGGCGGCGGGCAATGGGCCGATCCGCAAGCTCGCGCTGGTCGACGTGCGCCAGTCTATGGCCAATGGCGGCGGCCCTGCCTGCCTCCGCCTGCGAGTCGTCGCCGATCCGGCCACGGTCGATCCGCGCTTCCTCCTCGACGAGGCCAGGCTCGATGCGATCGCCGTTTGCGTCGAAGCGCACTGGCCGAAGGAAATCCGCCCCGCAGACCTCGACGATCCGGCGCTTGCCGTTCGCGCCGAAACCGCGCGCGGCGCCCTGCTCCGACTGCTCCGGCTAGAGGAACTGACCTAG